One window of Chamaesiphon minutus PCC 6605 genomic DNA carries:
- a CDS encoding phosphotransacetylase family protein produces the protein MTRDNCVGMAMKYLLVASTEGCSGKSATILGIADRLQAKGIEIAYAQPVVTGNVLDPNSSLDSDVRLMAQALSLPADRLGSPLLVLDAAHTHDRLTGIDDRDYPKLLQDSTRQLPGNLVILEGGANLHEGSLFDLAIDRIAETLDAGVLLVNRYHPLSSLDLLIAAQQQLGKRLLGCTINDIPRDRVESVQTTMVPYLERLGIPVFGVIHRNGLLRSVTVKQLVSQLHAEILCRPDRLDLMVESLSIGAMNVNSALEYFRRGNNMAVVTGGDRADIQLAALETSTQCLILTGHLAPQPFIVSRAEDLEIPILSVDLDTLTTVEIIDNAFGQVRLQEPIKINCARELFGHHCNIDRLMSVLGI, from the coding sequence ATGACTAGGGATAATTGTGTGGGGATGGCTATGAAATACTTGCTGGTAGCTTCGACTGAAGGCTGTAGTGGTAAGTCGGCAACGATTTTGGGAATTGCCGATCGCTTGCAGGCAAAAGGAATTGAGATTGCCTACGCTCAACCAGTCGTTACTGGAAACGTACTCGACCCCAATAGCTCGCTCGATAGTGACGTGAGACTAATGGCTCAAGCCTTATCCTTACCTGCCGATCGATTGGGATCGCCACTGTTGGTATTGGATGCGGCACATACTCACGATCGACTGACTGGAATCGACGATCGAGATTATCCAAAATTACTTCAAGATAGCACGCGCCAGCTCCCAGGCAACTTGGTCATTCTGGAGGGTGGTGCCAATCTTCATGAGGGAAGTCTGTTCGATCTGGCGATCGATCGGATCGCGGAAACTTTAGATGCAGGCGTGTTGTTGGTCAACCGCTACCATCCGTTATCGTCGCTCGATCTGCTGATAGCAGCGCAGCAGCAGCTTGGCAAAAGATTATTAGGTTGTACGATCAACGACATCCCGCGCGATCGGGTAGAGAGCGTTCAGACGACAATGGTACCCTATTTAGAACGGTTGGGTATCCCCGTTTTTGGGGTCATTCATCGCAATGGCTTATTACGGAGTGTTACCGTCAAGCAATTAGTTTCACAACTCCATGCCGAAATCTTATGTCGCCCTGACAGGTTAGATTTAATGGTCGAAAGTCTGTCGATCGGCGCGATGAATGTCAATTCGGCTTTAGAATATTTTCGACGGGGCAATAATATGGCCGTCGTCACTGGCGGCGATCGGGCTGATATTCAACTAGCCGCGCTAGAAACCTCTACACAGTGCTTGATTTTAACCGGACACCTTGCACCTCAGCCCTTTATCGTCAGCCGTGCTGAAGACCTAGAAATCCCCATTCTGTCGGTAGATTTGGATACTCTAACTACTGTAGAAATCATCGATAATGCTTTCGGTCAGGTGCGCCTGCAAGAACCGATTAAAATTAATTGCGCCCGCGAGTTATTCGGCCATCATTGCAATATCGATCGCCTGATGTCCGTGTTAGGAATTTGA
- a CDS encoding tetratricopeptide repeat protein: MTKNLSSKLSILAVMAIVSIQSIAIAAPEPTETETAQPTIASLDAALKQNPQDIDAHLQRGILHAKLQQNIPAILDYTEVIRLDPSHALAYTNRAAAKLNMRDYRGAYLDYTQVIRLLPEKAITYNNRAVARHQLGDCKGAIADLRISAELFRLQGDTSSYERALNNLKVFQRKR, translated from the coding sequence ATGACTAAAAATTTATCGTCTAAGCTAAGTATTTTGGCCGTGATGGCGATCGTCTCGATCCAATCGATCGCCATCGCTGCTCCAGAACCGACCGAAACTGAGACAGCACAACCGACAATCGCCAGCCTTGATGCTGCGCTCAAACAAAATCCCCAAGACATAGACGCCCATTTGCAGCGGGGGATCCTACACGCCAAACTTCAACAAAATATTCCGGCGATCCTGGATTATACCGAAGTCATTCGCCTCGATCCCAGTCATGCACTCGCTTATACCAATCGTGCCGCAGCTAAGCTCAACATGAGAGATTATCGCGGTGCTTATCTCGATTACACTCAGGTGATTCGCCTTTTACCAGAAAAAGCAATTACTTATAACAATCGCGCCGTCGCTCGCCATCAACTCGGCGATTGCAAAGGAGCCATTGCCGATTTACGCATTTCCGCCGAGTTATTTCGACTTCAAGGCGACACTTCCAGTTACGAACGTGCCCTCAACAATTTGAAAGTTTTTCAACGTAAACGTTGA
- the clpP gene encoding ATP-dependent Clp endopeptidase proteolytic subunit ClpP: MIPTVIEQSGRGERAFDIYSRLLRDRIVFLGGQVTSDLANLIVAQLLFLEAEDPEKDIYLYINSPGGSVSAGMGIFDTMNQIRPDVSTVCMGFAASMGAFLLSAGAKGKRTSLPSSRIMIHQPLGGAQGQATDIAIQAKEILYIKGTLNDLLAKHTGQPLEKIQEDTDRDFYMSAVEAKDYGLIDTVIDRRATAVNPPLALVQ, translated from the coding sequence ATGATACCTACCGTCATCGAACAATCTGGCAGAGGCGAACGCGCCTTCGATATTTATTCTCGACTATTGCGCGATCGAATCGTGTTCTTGGGCGGCCAAGTAACTTCGGATTTAGCCAACCTGATCGTGGCACAACTGCTATTTTTGGAAGCAGAAGATCCAGAGAAAGACATCTATCTATATATCAACTCTCCTGGTGGCTCAGTATCGGCAGGCATGGGCATCTTTGATACAATGAATCAAATTCGCCCCGATGTCTCTACTGTGTGTATGGGATTTGCGGCTAGTATGGGGGCATTTTTGTTGAGTGCTGGTGCCAAAGGTAAGCGCACGAGTCTGCCTAGTTCGCGGATCATGATTCACCAGCCTTTAGGTGGCGCGCAAGGACAAGCGACAGATATCGCGATCCAAGCGAAAGAAATTCTCTATATCAAGGGTACATTAAACGATCTATTGGCCAAACATACGGGTCAACCTTTGGAGAAAATCCAAGAAGATACCGATCGTGATTTCTATATGTCGGCTGTCGAAGCCAAGGACTATGGCTTAATCGATACCGTGATCGATCGCCGTGCCACTGCGGTCAATCCACCACTAGCTTTGGTTCAGTAG
- the hemC gene encoding hydroxymethylbilane synthase, with protein sequence MSANIANSTQTIRIASRKSQLALVQTYWVQAQLQKHFPDRTFEVEMMSTQGDKILDVPLAKIGDKGLFTKELEVKILDRSADLAVHSLKDLPTNLPEGLMLGCVTERENPADALVVNAKHAGAQLETLPPGAVIGTSSLRRLAQLRHHFPHFVFKDVRGNVNTRLAKLDAGEYDALILAAAGLQRLDFGDRIHQLIPAELSLHAVGQGALGIECRTEDPEILEILQTLQHQPTAYRCYAERAFLRELEGGCQVPIGVNTTIDGDNLTLVGMVSSLDGQRLVTDTITGAAINAEQLGKDLAHRLRSQGAQTILDEIFALVERDGLKKVLDEQTNS encoded by the coding sequence ATGTCTGCTAATATCGCTAACTCCACCCAGACGATCCGCATCGCTTCGCGGAAAAGTCAGCTAGCATTGGTGCAAACCTATTGGGTGCAAGCCCAATTACAGAAGCATTTTCCAGATCGCACCTTTGAAGTCGAGATGATGAGTACCCAAGGGGATAAAATTCTCGATGTACCGCTGGCGAAAATTGGCGATAAGGGATTGTTTACTAAGGAACTAGAAGTTAAAATTCTCGATCGATCGGCAGATCTCGCCGTACACTCACTCAAAGATCTCCCTACCAATTTACCAGAAGGTTTGATGCTCGGTTGTGTTACCGAGCGAGAAAACCCAGCAGACGCGCTCGTTGTCAATGCCAAACATGCTGGCGCACAGCTCGAAACGCTGCCCCCAGGTGCTGTCATCGGGACATCTTCGCTGCGGCGATTGGCGCAACTCCGCCATCATTTTCCTCACTTTGTCTTCAAAGACGTTCGGGGCAATGTCAATACTCGCTTAGCCAAACTCGATGCTGGTGAATATGATGCGCTGATTCTGGCCGCAGCGGGCTTACAACGCTTAGATTTTGGCGATCGCATTCACCAGCTCATTCCTGCTGAGTTGTCGCTTCATGCGGTCGGACAAGGGGCACTGGGCATCGAATGTCGGACTGAAGATCCGGAGATCCTAGAAATACTCCAAACTTTACAACACCAACCGACGGCTTACCGCTGTTATGCCGAACGCGCCTTCCTCCGCGAACTAGAAGGCGGTTGTCAAGTCCCGATCGGGGTTAACACTACCATCGATGGTGACAATTTGACTCTCGTCGGTATGGTATCTAGTCTAGACGGTCAAAGACTAGTTACAGATACAATTACTGGAGCAGCTATAAATGCCGAACAACTCGGCAAAGATCTCGCACATCGGCTTCGCTCTCAAGGCGCACAAACCATTCTCGATGAAATCTTTGCCCTCGTCGAACGAGACGGTTTGAAGAAAGTGCTGGACGAGCAGACGAATAGTTAG
- a CDS encoding ATP-binding protein, whose product MNSSHHDRHTAELHKMQRAIAGLLIYQDILAGEVGQALVDLLQAIATGDRSQGNALMCLTAYGRFFRALAAENCSWEEYLIVQILQAENPFSLKVQKIATDVSSESLLQPPGTGIATDLPSALIAAVGQDLQSLYTLYTYGCYIPQWVQQVGGKPVCWIESRKLNEKSPLLQDFARLEWGELVTDLARYYQQSGVGIFGKYRALKWQERLLGIAHPDPVRLDDLVGYELQKLTLINNTKSLLAGKPALNILLYGGKGTGKSSLIKGLLNYYPDSQLRLVEVSKSHLINLPLILDRLTDLPQKFIIFVDDLSFEADDEAFKSLKVVLEGSVTARPSNVVVYATSNRRHLVREYFADRPRPQDADEIQMWDTVQEKLSFSDRFGITLTFEPADQPQYLEIVHHLAKSAQLPIDRDELEKRALQWATRHNGRSGRTARQFIDYLLGEVDS is encoded by the coding sequence ATGAATTCCTCCCATCACGATCGACACACCGCCGAACTTCACAAAATGCAACGTGCGATCGCGGGGTTGCTGATTTATCAAGATATTTTAGCTGGTGAAGTGGGGCAGGCTCTAGTCGATCTGCTGCAAGCGATCGCCACTGGAGACAGATCTCAGGGAAACGCGCTGATGTGTCTGACTGCTTACGGACGTTTTTTTAGGGCTTTGGCTGCTGAAAATTGTAGTTGGGAAGAATATCTGATCGTACAGATTTTACAAGCAGAAAATCCCTTTAGTTTGAAAGTGCAAAAGATCGCCACTGATGTGTCTTCAGAGTCGCTATTGCAGCCTCCCGGAACGGGAATCGCAACAGACTTACCATCCGCGTTAATAGCCGCAGTGGGACAGGATCTTCAGTCTTTATATACCCTCTATACTTACGGATGCTATATCCCACAGTGGGTACAGCAAGTCGGTGGTAAACCTGTTTGTTGGATAGAGAGCCGCAAGCTAAATGAAAAATCTCCGCTGTTGCAGGATTTTGCCCGACTAGAATGGGGTGAATTAGTTACAGATTTGGCCCGCTATTATCAACAGTCTGGAGTCGGTATTTTTGGGAAGTATCGAGCATTAAAGTGGCAAGAGCGGCTACTTGGTATCGCCCATCCCGACCCAGTGCGGCTCGACGATCTTGTCGGTTACGAACTCCAAAAATTAACGTTAATAAATAATACAAAATCTCTGCTCGCAGGTAAACCAGCTTTAAATATTTTGCTGTATGGCGGCAAAGGTACTGGCAAATCATCGCTAATTAAAGGATTGCTTAATTATTACCCTGATAGCCAACTGCGGCTGGTAGAAGTGAGTAAGTCTCATCTCATCAACTTGCCCTTAATTCTCGATCGCTTGACCGATTTACCTCAAAAATTTATCATTTTTGTAGACGATCTTTCGTTTGAAGCTGATGATGAAGCCTTTAAATCATTAAAGGTGGTGCTCGAAGGCAGTGTCACAGCCAGACCGTCGAATGTGGTAGTATATGCCACATCCAATCGCCGTCACTTGGTCAGAGAGTACTTTGCCGATCGACCCAGACCTCAAGATGCTGATGAGATTCAGATGTGGGACACGGTTCAAGAAAAATTATCTTTTAGCGACAGGTTTGGCATTACACTCACCTTCGAGCCAGCCGACCAACCTCAATATTTAGAGATCGTCCATCATCTAGCCAAATCCGCACAATTGCCTATCGATCGTGACGAACTCGAAAAGCGTGCCTTACAATGGGCGACAAGACACAACGGACGATCTGGTCGCACCGCACGGCAATTTATCGATTATCTGCTGGGGGAAGTTGACAGTTGA
- the chrA gene encoding chromate efflux transporter, whose protein sequence is MTELARVFLKLGTIGFGGPAAHIAMLEAEIVTRRQWISQAQFLDLIGLTNLIPGPSSTELAIYIGYLRAGWWGLIVAGVCFIVPAMAIVWGMAIVYERINDLPQAIAMFAGIKPVVVVLTIQAMWKLRISAIKNLPTGIAGVVTIALIGVFDVNTLIVLLVAGFGVMVWQNWRNWGGGLSVVWLPKLDLPILAIVPAIASQPSWVDVFTIFLKIGATIYGGGYVLLAFLQSELVERTQWLTSTQLLDAIAIGQVTPGPLFTTATFIGYLLAGHAGALAATIGIFLPSFIFVVIVTFWAPKLRQSVWFRSWLDGVNAGAWGAIAVVAYRLGVVTLVDWLSISIAAIGALLIWRWRVDPLWPILVGATIGLLGQLARSHH, encoded by the coding sequence TTGACCGAATTAGCTAGAGTCTTTTTGAAGTTAGGGACGATCGGTTTTGGCGGACCAGCGGCGCATATTGCCATGCTAGAGGCAGAAATAGTCACTCGGCGGCAGTGGATTAGTCAGGCGCAATTTCTCGACCTCATTGGGTTGACAAACCTGATTCCGGGGCCAAGTTCTACGGAATTGGCAATTTATATCGGCTATCTGCGCGCTGGTTGGTGGGGACTAATTGTAGCTGGGGTATGTTTTATCGTGCCAGCAATGGCGATCGTGTGGGGGATGGCGATCGTCTACGAGCGAATTAACGATTTGCCACAAGCGATCGCCATGTTTGCCGGAATTAAGCCTGTGGTAGTAGTCCTCACCATTCAAGCGATGTGGAAATTACGCATCAGTGCGATTAAAAATCTGCCCACAGGCATCGCTGGAGTCGTCACGATCGCGCTAATTGGGGTTTTTGATGTCAATACCTTAATCGTGCTGTTAGTAGCGGGATTTGGGGTAATGGTGTGGCAAAATTGGCGCAACTGGGGTGGGGGATTGTCAGTCGTCTGGCTGCCAAAACTAGATCTGCCGATCTTGGCCATCGTGCCTGCGATCGCGTCTCAGCCCTCGTGGGTAGATGTATTTACTATTTTCCTCAAAATTGGGGCGACGATTTATGGCGGTGGTTATGTATTGCTGGCATTTCTGCAATCCGAATTGGTCGAACGCACTCAATGGTTGACATCTACCCAATTGCTCGATGCGATTGCCATCGGTCAAGTTACACCCGGCCCCCTATTTACGACGGCGACATTTATCGGTTATTTGCTGGCAGGACACGCAGGTGCGCTCGCGGCCACAATTGGTATTTTTTTACCCAGCTTTATCTTTGTGGTAATTGTGACATTTTGGGCACCTAAATTACGCCAATCTGTCTGGTTTAGAAGTTGGTTGGATGGGGTGAATGCGGGAGCTTGGGGAGCGATTGCCGTGGTGGCTTATCGATTGGGAGTGGTGACACTGGTAGACTGGCTGTCAATCTCGATCGCTGCAATCGGTGCTTTGTTAATATGGCGATGGCGAGTCGATCCGCTCTGGCCGATCTTGGTTGGTGCCACGATCGGGTTATTAGGACAATTGGCTCGATCTCATCATTGA
- a CDS encoding COP23 domain-containing protein, which produces MKSLQIATTATHRLFAIGLATLTAVSGIGLFAASSPALTATTSFVCGKAEGKPATLARTKKGDVPIVIWSSEGFSDSGFTPQVRCQQVSARFQSLYRSGQLKYITAGTLNNRPVVCATKEVTGTCNARNLLYTLKPNSDPKQVIVRLTAIRNRASSRGLEESAAVPTNTTNSIELNWLDDEE; this is translated from the coding sequence ATGAAATCTTTGCAAATAGCGACTACGGCCACACATCGCCTATTCGCGATCGGTTTGGCCACTCTAACAGCAGTAAGCGGGATCGGTCTATTTGCAGCATCGAGTCCGGCTTTGACCGCGACGACTAGCTTTGTCTGTGGCAAAGCTGAAGGTAAACCAGCAACTCTGGCTAGAACCAAGAAAGGGGACGTCCCGATTGTGATTTGGAGTTCAGAAGGATTTAGTGATTCCGGATTTACACCGCAAGTCCGATGTCAACAAGTATCGGCTAGATTTCAATCTTTATATCGCAGTGGTCAGTTAAAATATATTACTGCTGGCACTTTAAATAATCGGCCTGTGGTCTGTGCTACCAAAGAAGTTACTGGCACTTGTAACGCTCGAAATCTGTTATACACTCTCAAACCCAACTCTGACCCCAAACAGGTAATTGTCAGATTGACAGCCATCCGCAATCGCGCTAGTTCTAGAGGGTTAGAAGAAAGTGCAGCGGTGCCCACTAATACGACCAACTCGATCGAGTTAAATTGGCTGGATGACGAAGAATAA